Proteins found in one Gigantopelta aegis isolate Gae_Host chromosome 12, Gae_host_genome, whole genome shotgun sequence genomic segment:
- the LOC121385942 gene encoding BTB/POZ domain-containing protein 6-B-like: MCILYRDCDVRNFTLCLLAVTLSLTGCDLYCDKMATCKSSSMAASGHADSWQSRKSLTQSLRHSFENRMFSDVTFKVGREQKTVQAHRQILSIRSGVFEAMFYGPLAEQGEIVIPEVEHDIFEQFLRL, translated from the exons ATGTGTATCCTGTATAGAGATTGCGATGTTAGAAACTTCACCCTGTGTCTGCTGGCTGTTACACTGAGTTTGACTGGATGTGACCTCTATTG TGACAAGATGGCAACATGCAAATCAAGTAGTATGGCTGCATCTGGTCATGCTGACAGCTGGCAGAGCAGAAAATCGCTTACACAAAGTCTCAGACAttcttttgaaaatagaatgttCAGTGACGTGACATTCAAGGTGGGAAGAGAACAAAAGACTGTCCAGGCTCATAGACAGATTCTCAGTATCCGCAGCGGCGTGTTCGAGGCCATGTTCTACGGACCATTGGCAGAGCAGGGTGAGATCGTCATTCCGGAAGTAGAACACGACATATTTGAACAGTTTCTAAG ACTGTGA